The region aagacacttctgatgaagttcgtcggaggaattaccccattgatgacttccccatttggtccaagaaggacaatccaacatgcattctggaatatgtaaggatgctcagaagacaaggagatcctatcacccttacagaatttgttaacactcttcctgaaagtcctcctaatctggctaccaggaaatccaggagagcaacaagcagcaagccctcagatcctaagggcaaaggaattctgatagaggaacctgcaaagaagaaggctacttccaagaatgtgatcatcagggaaccatcttCTGAAAGGtctctgaagagaacctcaactcaacaacaacaaatgtctgattctgaaagctcagaagacacatgggaagattccttaagtgaggagactgaagatgaagacaggcctctggctaagagacgcaaaattattcttgaggaagaggaagatgagcaggatgaccatgagatcatccagaatgtgattcagggtataagagactcttcagatgctgaagaatccacagattctgatgaggtccacttggtaagaagaagaaagctgcctCTGAAAGGTCCCCTTCAACAGAAAAAGACAGTTGCAGAACAAGCATCTGAACCAAATTCAGAAGTacagagagaaagaagatctaaacgcacttctgatccagcaagggttgcaagtctcaccagaacctcacccatcagaagccccagtaaggtaattactgaaagcattaattccgattctgctttagtagttatacctgaacaacccctgcctatatctacttccatgcctaccttaacccaaacagcacccactcaacctgaaacacaacctcaaacacaagctgCACCTCAAACTCCTACTTCatccatccaaacagctaccacagccatccctTCCACTCCAATTTACACTTCAACCACATCCATTTCAACTGAACCAATACCTcccttcaattccttcattcaaggcattattcaaagtgaggcaactctaaaaaccttagttcaacaattctctcccaagcctgcatccactccacacacctttctcataacccaaactggtgagatccctgctgagaaagagaaggaagatgatgatgtccagatccttgagccgcctttcaatgtgaagccccttcaacaaattgcttccaattttgaagatcggattccagaCGCTGTTGAGACCTCCTATGTATCCTTGTCTAactactcagcagtcaactcacaggatctgagtttcacttcacctaagaagactgtcacctcaaggcaaaggccagatactatctctgaagctgagcatatggatgaatcagatcacttaGGCGTCGAGAAGGGTCATGAGATTGATTCCATTCCTTCTGAGCACATGGAAGAATCAAATGCTtcgagctccaatgctgccagaactcctcagcctgttctgaccctggccacctccttcctccctcagagtcttcctcaactcattcaggagttttctgcaGAAGCAATCAGAAGGGTGAACTGGATGTATCAGTTAACTGATGATCAGTTTGATGCTTCCCTTGTTGATAGTCTATGGTCTGCATTTGAGAAATGGTCAGAAGGTAAAggtcatgaacttcagaagcaacttagcagggagaaaagactaagagttcatgatgcatccgaaagggcctatgagcagaggcagagagtgctacACAAGGTTTGTGAATCTTTGAGAAAAGCAatggctgaaagaccatgtgttgtctccgaatgtacctcagaagatgctgtgatgctctcagcagaggaagaagaagaaagcactgatggtatagtcattctggaagatgcaggtGCTGATGAAGTTCAGCAgcaagggccaattcaagttgaCATTACAATGTCATCAGAGGCTGAAGATGCTCTTCATGTTCAggctccagaagttcctacatctgatcaagctccagaagttgaagttcttgctgctcgaattgacagaattcagaatgatcagcagagattgtttcagatggttgagaaACAAGGACAAGTTTAGACTGAGCAAAGCAAGCAGATTGCAgagtcctcaagcaaaatggaCGCCATCATGAAGTATCTTATGGACAATCTTCCTTCCACCTCCAAGCCTTGAATCCATCATctctatcatgcatacatttaattgttatgactgcatttattttatgctgactatgcttaattattcttatctgattcaatgcaccgtccatttagtaactcacatgtctttatgatttgataagttttatgcatgattttctgttaccttttctccttataatctccgcaatccttcttctccatcacaacgcAATTCACTTCCTCATCTCTCTGTTTCATTCCTCCTTGTTCAAGAATAACTTCTGTCGActtaatttctgaactcaagactttggtatttgaccaagtctttccatggagtgttaatctctcttcctctcagatctctcaagctcttgagaagattgagcatcttctgacctgttggctcacttctcatcagactcattgtcttcagaaccttcaagaagttaTGAATGATCTTCTCTGCCTGACCAATCGCCAGGAGGACATCGAAGCTCAGCTCCAaggcatttgcatgcttctggaatacgAGGAAGATCACCATGAAGCGGATCAagaggctgtccaggagaatgttgcCCTCAAGGAGGAcctggctactcagttagcctcaattgataaggacattcgtcctctccaccttcaacttctctccatgaagaattctcgagatTTCCTGTTTGTCTAGGCTtagtcttcttccttcctctcgatcccttgtacttcttctccattcaataataataacctatcttatttgcatcacttctctgttattgttattgttgtttgcgtttttcactctttttgattatgacaaaaagggggagtacgtaaattggtttttgataaatttttatattacataaaaccagtagaggagaacaagtatcaatacttatagcacatagatattgtcaagcgtctcagataaggaatacattttgaactaatcttgcttctgacgccttattccaattatatctagacaactctatgttattatgtgatatacgctaagttctgaaccatcacttctgatgagtatacatccattcaagcgtaaattctgatcacataaccagactccgaatctagattcttcacaaattcatcaagtcatagattcagggggagtcagggggagacccttgcTCAGAATCCGGTGTTAactcagattcagaaagagcattgcaaaccgttacacaaggataagtttaatctctgatccttcctttcctgtgtattcagtttattgtgtaaaaattgttcatcaaaatacttgttttgtcatcatcaaaaagggggagattgtaagatcaaggtttgatcagtggttgcatctctatgttttgatgattacaattaaggtttgtgatgatgaacaattgtggtaccctaacgtttgtctttttaagttgtgacaaacaggttctgaatctgacccaagcctattcgttcagaagaagaagaaccaagggctactaaaaagagagctcattaacctaccatgttcgttctgaacagtggcaaatacttcagaagctctgaagatggaagctctcaagaagatctgaagaactcaagtcagaagttctgaagaccagatgttccagtggaacggtccagaagcagaagactcaagttctgaagatttacaagaagttggttctgaaggcccaagctattctagctctgacgatcagaagttctgaggaactcgttcagtagcagaagttgcatggtcagaagaatccaagcttcaatctgacgatgatcagaagcttcatcaacgttcatctgaagctccttcatctcaagtcaactggtgaaaggacaggtcgctatcacagtacaacgtcgtacaagtctcagtctgtccgccacctaccttgtacagcctagcagtctgatattacagaattgccactccaacggataaaaccctagcaacggctacatcacaagccttggagtatataaaggctgaaggaagaagaaagaggcgaAGAAAccgtgctgaaaatattcaacatatacgaaccattctcttagcattatttcttcactgttcttaaacatctgagtttactattcgcttgttagaagcactcattgtaaacccgaaaccttttacatcatattgtaaagttcatcaagagaccaaggttggtcggatcttgagaggactgaatcaaggctgattcagtatttagctagtcttaagaggatcggtagatcagcttcttaagaggatactagtgagaaaatcagtgtactgttagtcacttagcaggttgcaaagtgcagttgtaacactcattgattttagtggattgccttcatcagaagaaggaagaaatcaccttcacaggtggactggattagcttgagcttttatctcaagtgaaccaggataaaatactcgtgtgctttacttcctatcattcagcacttagtttttatctttgagttttgaaaaaggccaaaagtttacccgagatacaaaaactctattcaaaccccccctttctagtgtttttcgcacctacAATATCAAAAAGCTTATGGGGGCACTTGACCTCATACTCTATAAGGTACATCTGTCCCGGTGGTTGGTATTGGTGGTTGGTCGATGTACTATTCGTCAGCTGTGTCCTAATTTTGATTATTTGATTTCTGAATGAATCtattttttctaaataaaaaaatctttcttttcattttctttttattagctAGATGCAAACttgaaaatattaaaactaaaattaaaacttaattaaaaaaaaaaaaccaaaaaaagaacTTAATTtaaactaaaaagtaaaaagagAATGATAAAATTTGgtgagtttcaaaaaaaaaaatacatggtgtaaatatttacttttgtataattaaaatttataacaactaatatatttaattataatataatgTATAGATATTGagtgaaattactttttaatttgaattggaaagataaattgctcaTTTCAGGGATTGATCCTGGACCTCCTACCCCAACTTATATGTCTTATAGTTCTTACCAATTAAGTTATCATTTAGGAGACcttttaatttgaatttaagAATAGAACTAACGATTTGAAATTGGAAAAGATAAAATGCTGTGTCAGAAATTAAATATCGAAAAGAATTATTTTTGGTGAATGCCACTCTCTCTTGTCTAGAGATGTTGGCTCTAGTTTTATTTCTCCTTCTCCTCTGAGTTAGTTTTTTCTCTGGGGTCTCTCCCctccttgtaacaaaaaaaaaagaattatttttggtacataatattatttttgaaCCATAATATGGAAAAGAAGATATATAAGGAGTATCAAATTGAACTCAAAATAATGATTACAGTAGAAAAAATATGATGAGAATtagaaattgaaataaaatgaGATAAGTGATAGGAATATTGAATTAGAATTTTTTATGAACGTAATATtgaattaatttaaaaacatgGCTTAGAAACAATATTGAATATTGTTGATAATTATTCAATTTCAAATCAtgcatcatcatttttctctattatgttTATTGGTTATattcaaataaattaattttattctttccgatgtataaaaaaataaattaatattataaggATAATAGTTTATATAACCATGTATTTAAAAATAAGGATCAGAATAGAAAAAACTATGATAAAGTtttcattttgaatttaaaaaaaaaggctaaAATTCAGattattctgttttttttttgtaagtaagatataattaattaattaccaTAATCCTTAtcgttttacagaaaaaaaagaaagataaaacaaaattaGAGTAGCGTGGGGAATATGCGGCCTTAAAGATAGAGATTCACTCAATAGGCAGTTATATAAATACGGAACCATTCCCTGTTCCCTCCATTCTCAACAATATCACACTCACACTCTCCGGGTGACGACGTTTCTTGTTGCTCCTTCTGCAGTTTGTTTCCCTTCACCCTTCTCGCATGAACAGGGTAGCATAGCATTCTATATTGCTACCTTGCTCTCTCTGattcatcaccatcatcattgaGCTTGAGGTTTGTTACAccactttttatttctttatttgctTTCTTGTATATATGTATAATCACTCAATGATCATTGCTCTGTTTCTTGTTATCTCCTGAGAATTCTTTAATGTTCTGAACTACTGTGATTTCAATATGGACTGATTGCAATTACAGTGATGATGTGTACATGAATGTTTGTAGCAATTTACTATAGTTACATGAAATTCAATGCAAGATTAAATGGTAGTGTACTTTACATGAACACCCTTTAACAGTAATGCAGTAAATTCACCATGCATGGTTTAAATCGCTAAATtcgtgcatgtttgaaaattcgTTTGTTCGAAAATCATAGTCAAATTAATATTATGGTAGTTAGGAGCAACTTTTCTTAATACATTCATCTGCACATGCTTTTCAATTGTCCAGCACAGTCTTTTTAGTATATCTATATCATACATCTAATTTTATCTGCTGAATTTCAGGTTAAGGAAGAGAGTTTTGTGACTAAATATCAATAGACATGGCTAAGGAACAATTGAATGTGCTGAATGCACTTGATGTTGCCAAGACACAATGGTACCACTTCACTGCAATTGTGATTGCAGGCATGGGTTTCTTCACTGATTCCTATGATCTCTTCTGCATCTCCCTTGTCACCAAGCTACTGGGACGAATATACTACTTTGATAACCCCACAAAACCCGGTTCTCTGCCAACAAATGTCTCTGCTGCCATCAATGGCGTCGCGTTCTGCGGAACCCTCGCGGGCCAGCTTTTCTTCGGCTGGCTCGGGGACAAAATGGGAAGGAAAAGGGTCTATGGGATGACCCTTGTGCTCATGGTGTTTTGTTCACTTGCTTCTGGACTTTCCTTTGGGAAGGATCCTAAAGCTGTTATAGCTACACTCTGCTTCTTCAGGTTCTGGCTTGGATTTGGAATTGGTGGTGACTACCCTCTTTCAGCTACTATCATGTCTGAGTATGCCAACAAGAAGACTCGTGGAGCTTTCATTGCTGCAGTTTTTGCTATGCAAGGGTTTGGAATTTTGACTGGTGGCATGGTTGCAATTATAGTTTCTGCTGCCTTCAATGCCAGGTaccttaaaaaaatacaaaattaacaGCTTAGCTTTTCTAGTTGTTGTAGCTTTTCTAGTTGTTGATGACATGGTACTGAGAATCTCTAGTGGTTTTAGGTTCAATCTTTGTTGCtcctattattttaataaaaattgagTTTCAGCATATGGTAGATGAACATGTGCATTACATGGCCTTATGCattaacaacttaagcttttggaataGTTGATTCATGATGGAACCGAACTACTGTTAAAAAATTAGGTttctattaaataaatattgttAAGTTTGTTTAATGTGCTAACTTTTTGCCTTCCTTACTGACTTTCTCTGGTTCTGAACCTGCCAGGTATCCTGCTCCAGCATTCAAAGTTAACCCAGTCTTGTCCACAGTGCCAGAAGCTGACTATGTATGGAGGATCATCTTGATGTTTGGTGCACTTCCAGCTCTGCTCACATACTATTGGAGGATGAAAATGCCTGAAACTGCAAGGTACACTGCCTTGGTTGCCAAGAATGCAAAGCAAGCAGCTGCAGACATGTCAAAAGTGCTGCAGGTTGAGATAGAACCAGAACCAGAGAAGATTCAGAAATTGGAAGCACAACAAGGGAATAAGTTTGGCTTGTTCTCAAACCAGTTCCTCCGCCGCCATGGACTTCACCTTGCTGGAACTGCTGTTACTTGGTTTCTTCTGGACATTGCTTATTACAGTCAGAATCTTTTCCAAAAGGACATTTTCACTGCAATTGGGTGGCTACCAGATGCAAAAACCATGAATGCAATTG is a window of Lotus japonicus ecotype B-129 chromosome 5, LjGifu_v1.2 DNA encoding:
- the LOC130717919 gene encoding low affinity inorganic phosphate transporter 1-like codes for the protein MAKEQLNVLNALDVAKTQWYHFTAIVIAGMGFFTDSYDLFCISLVTKLLGRIYYFDNPTKPGSLPTNVSAAINGVAFCGTLAGQLFFGWLGDKMGRKRVYGMTLVLMVFCSLASGLSFGKDPKAVIATLCFFRFWLGFGIGGDYPLSATIMSEYANKKTRGAFIAAVFAMQGFGILTGGMVAIIVSAAFNARYPAPAFKVNPVLSTVPEADYVWRIILMFGALPALLTYYWRMKMPETARYTALVAKNAKQAAADMSKVLQVEIEPEPEKIQKLEAQQGNKFGLFSNQFLRRHGLHLAGTAVTWFLLDIAYYSQNLFQKDIFTAIGWLPDAKTMNAIEEVYKIARAQTLIALCSTVPGYWFTVALIDRIGRIKIQLIGFFFMTVFMFGLAIPYHHWTMKGNQIGFIVMYSLTFFFANFGPNATTFIVPAEIFPARLRSTCHGISAAAGKAGAMVGSFGFLYAQNAIGLRNVLILLGVANLLGLFFTFLVPEPNGKSLEEISGEAEEEETAATRDPALWHGIQV